From a region of the Mucilaginibacter auburnensis genome:
- a CDS encoding glycosyltransferase family 9 protein, with translation MVIKKRNSFRLTRFILLKLPYLLRLINKLFKPRKRLLIIKIDAIGDYVLFRNYLEVVRTSQKFKDYEIDLIGNIAWKDIALWYDKPFISRFRFIKPDELYESPRKVLGLALSLFNSRYEIVLQPAYTRTFIGDGLAALTGATNIIGFESDTEGIAPRYKIKTDKYYSELLKLPKVLYFEFDRSRFFFEQVLKQSIDLTGPHFPSKDAGKQGVTVFLGAGNPKRGWRTENFSQLMELIMAETARPVNLVGGPEMEETAQQIEALLPPESVINMVGKTSLPKVIDHIMRTSLVICNETSAVHMAAACGTKAVCILGGGHFERFAPYPEHVYNRTIFVYEKMPCYNCNWLCIYDTAPGQPFPCIDKVTLADAWRATRKQLGILPMPA, from the coding sequence ATGGTAATAAAAAAGAGAAATTCGTTCAGGTTAACACGGTTTATATTGTTGAAACTGCCCTACTTGCTGCGGCTTATCAACAAACTTTTCAAACCCAGAAAGCGCCTGCTTATTATAAAAATAGATGCCATTGGTGATTATGTACTTTTCCGCAATTATCTGGAAGTTGTGCGCACATCGCAAAAGTTTAAAGATTATGAAATAGACCTGATAGGCAATATTGCCTGGAAAGATATAGCGCTATGGTATGATAAGCCTTTTATTTCAAGGTTCAGGTTTATAAAGCCCGATGAGTTATATGAAAGCCCGCGAAAGGTTTTGGGGCTGGCGCTATCGCTGTTCAATTCACGTTATGAAATAGTGCTCCAACCTGCTTATACACGCACATTTATTGGTGATGGCCTGGCTGCTTTAACGGGAGCAACAAATATTATTGGCTTTGAGAGCGACACTGAAGGTATTGCGCCGAGGTATAAAATTAAAACCGATAAATATTACAGCGAACTACTTAAGTTGCCTAAAGTGCTGTATTTTGAGTTTGACCGCAGCCGCTTTTTCTTTGAACAGGTTTTAAAACAAAGCATAGACCTAACAGGGCCGCATTTTCCTTCAAAAGATGCCGGTAAGCAAGGCGTAACTGTGTTTTTAGGAGCGGGCAACCCCAAACGTGGCTGGCGTACCGAGAACTTCTCGCAATTGATGGAACTGATAATGGCTGAAACAGCTCGCCCCGTCAACCTGGTTGGCGGCCCCGAAATGGAAGAAACCGCCCAACAAATAGAAGCCTTGCTTCCGCCCGAAAGCGTGATCAATATGGTTGGGAAAACATCATTGCCCAAGGTGATAGACCATATAATGCGTACATCGCTGGTTATCTGTAACGAAACAAGCGCGGTGCATATGGCTGCTGCCTGCGGCACAAAAGCCGTATGTATTTTAGGCGGCGGGCATTTTGAGCGGTTCGCCCCCTACCCTGAGCACGTTTACAACCGCACTATTTTTGTTTACGAAAAAATGCCCTGCTATAACTGCAACTGGCTTTGCATTTATGATACCGCACCCGGGCAACCTTTCCCATGTATTGATAAGGTAACGCTGGCCGATGCCTGGCGCGCCACCCGGAAACAACTGGGTATATTACCCATGCCGGCATAA
- a CDS encoding porin family protein: MKKILPIIIGLLITSSANAQQFFGARQDYDDAFRPRFGFTMGAALSNAVPAVKSNYATGGLAGFSFGFTYNYPVTYQLSVGAEALYSQKGYEATTQSGRFSQRSQFLDIPVFAKFKTGHRVSLFAGPQFSYMLTANNSYNEGFNEGARQYYQYNGVRAFFAGVVGAGFDVNSTVNVNVRYAIDFKGTNANGNVYVPEYRNQALQLAFGFKF, encoded by the coding sequence ATGAAAAAAATTCTCCCTATTATTATTGGATTATTGATTACATCAAGCGCCAACGCGCAACAATTTTTTGGCGCCCGTCAGGATTATGACGATGCATTCCGTCCACGTTTTGGCTTTACCATGGGTGCGGCACTTTCAAACGCGGTACCCGCAGTTAAAAGTAATTACGCAACCGGTGGCTTGGCTGGTTTTAGTTTTGGCTTTACTTATAATTATCCTGTCACTTATCAATTATCTGTTGGAGCCGAAGCATTATATTCTCAAAAAGGATACGAAGCAACTACGCAGTCGGGCCGTTTTAGCCAGCGTTCGCAATTTTTAGACATACCCGTTTTCGCAAAATTTAAAACGGGACACAGAGTGAGTTTGTTTGCAGGACCACAATTTTCTTACATGCTAACTGCCAACAACTCATATAACGAAGGGTTTAACGAGGGCGCAAGGCAATACTACCAATACAATGGCGTAAGGGCTTTTTTTGCCGGAGTAGTTGGTGCAGGCTTTGATGTTAACTCAACTGTAAATGTAAATGTGCGTTACGCCATAGACTTTAAAGGCACCAATGCAAACGGAAATGTTTACGTACCCGAATACCGCAACCAGGCTTTACAACTGGCCTTTGGTTTTAAATTTTAA
- a CDS encoding glycoside hydrolase family 3 protein, with protein sequence MILTIKNRGLLVLAAILLSANNTFAQQQSFIQSLGQQNKWVDSVYNKLTKKERIAQLFFVRAHTNKGKRYEDSVAKVVHNQHVGGLVFFQGGPGRQAALINRYQRESRVPLLIAQDGEWGVGMRLDSTQSYPYQMTLGAVQNEQLIYKMGQQIAYDFKRLGMHMNFAPDMDVNNNPDNPVINYRSFGDNKYNVARKGIAYFKGMQDAGLLTTTKHFPGHGDTNVDSHYDLPLLPFTRQRLDSLELYPFKQAIDQGVSGVMIAHMAIPALDNTKNLPSTLSRKIVTNLLKDSLGFKGLVVCDAMEMQGVVKYFPHGEAELRAFMAGNDIIELSMDSKESIHKILKAMRHHQLPIEEFEAKVKKVLAAKYWAGLSKPQPVNMNNVLADLNRPETKELIQQLSNEAVTQLRGGPRDLQMNPTLRTAIIGVGITNPTAYQTELRQWYPNSTLFLVNKSTPVDELNRIIKNLEQYSQVFVGVHDTRLRPQSKLDYSSGVKQFIAALTAHPNTVISCFTNPYAMSGIPGIERAQALLACYQNSEDMQQAAVRAITQQIKPRGRLPVGINVFFPTGSGQVGL encoded by the coding sequence ATGATATTAACTATAAAAAACCGCGGCTTACTGGTCTTAGCTGCTATTTTACTTTCGGCGAATAATACGTTTGCTCAACAGCAAAGCTTTATTCAGTCGCTTGGTCAGCAAAATAAATGGGTCGATTCGGTATATAATAAATTAACCAAAAAGGAGCGCATTGCACAGTTGTTCTTTGTGCGTGCCCATACCAATAAAGGCAAACGTTATGAAGATTCGGTAGCTAAAGTTGTTCATAATCAGCATGTGGGTGGTTTGGTTTTCTTTCAGGGCGGACCGGGCCGGCAAGCGGCTTTGATCAACAGGTATCAGCGTGAAAGCCGCGTGCCGCTGCTGATAGCGCAGGATGGCGAATGGGGGGTAGGCATGCGACTGGATTCTACACAATCATACCCTTACCAAATGACTTTAGGGGCTGTGCAGAACGAACAGTTGATCTATAAAATGGGTCAGCAAATTGCCTATGACTTTAAGCGCCTGGGCATGCACATGAATTTTGCTCCGGATATGGACGTTAATAATAACCCTGATAATCCGGTTATTAATTACCGGTCATTTGGTGATAACAAATATAATGTTGCCCGTAAAGGTATAGCTTATTTTAAAGGTATGCAGGATGCAGGTTTGCTTACTACAACCAAACACTTCCCCGGCCATGGCGATACCAATGTTGATTCGCATTATGATTTACCGCTGTTGCCATTTACCCGCCAGCGTTTAGATTCATTGGAGCTTTATCCATTTAAACAAGCCATTGATCAGGGTGTGAGTGGCGTGATGATCGCGCATATGGCAATTCCCGCTTTAGATAATACAAAGAATTTACCATCAACGCTGTCACGAAAAATTGTGACCAACCTGCTAAAAGACAGCCTTGGTTTCAAAGGATTGGTAGTTTGCGATGCCATGGAGATGCAGGGCGTAGTTAAATACTTTCCGCACGGCGAGGCTGAATTGCGCGCTTTTATGGCGGGTAATGATATTATTGAGCTTTCAATGGATTCAAAGGAATCCATCCATAAAATATTAAAGGCCATGCGCCACCACCAGTTACCCATAGAGGAGTTTGAAGCTAAGGTGAAAAAGGTATTGGCAGCCAAATACTGGGCCGGGTTGAGCAAGCCGCAGCCTGTAAACATGAATAATGTTCTGGCAGATTTAAACCGACCTGAAACTAAGGAGCTGATACAGCAATTAAGTAATGAAGCTGTAACTCAATTACGCGGTGGCCCGCGCGACCTGCAGATGAATCCAACGTTACGCACGGCAATAATTGGTGTAGGCATTACCAATCCAACGGCTTATCAAACCGAGCTTAGGCAATGGTACCCAAACAGCACTTTGTTTTTAGTAAATAAAAGTACACCGGTTGACGAGTTGAATAGAATTATCAAAAATCTGGAGCAATACAGCCAGGTTTTTGTAGGTGTGCATGATACCCGCCTGCGCCCGCAGAGCAAATTGGATTACAGCAGTGGTGTAAAGCAGTTTATTGCGGCGTTAACAGCGCACCCTAATACGGTAATTAGCTGTTTCACCAACCCATACGCCATGTCGGGCATACCGGGGATTGAACGCGCTCAGGCTTTATTAGCTTGCTACCAAAACAGCGAGGACATGCAGCAAGCTGCCGTTAGAGCTATCACCCAACAAATAAAACCGCGTGGCCGTTTACCTGTGGGCATCAATGTGTTTTTCCCTACCGGAAGCGGGCAGGTAGGGTTGTAG
- a CDS encoding ATP-dependent DNA helicase: MQSNPNKYNIKFQEALAGLNPEQLAAVNKMDGPVLVIAGPGTGKTQILAARIGKILTDTDALPSEILCLTYTDAGAVAMRKRLFEFIGPDAYRINIYTFHAFCNEVIQENLEYFGKLNLEPLSDLESAMLFRELVDEFPNDHDLKRFTGDVYYDVTRLKDLFSTMKRENWDEAFIKKAIDEYIDDLPNRDEFIYKRANAAKGIKIGDPKQKDIDAARETMKKLLAAVGEYQKYSAKMKDRGRYDYDDMIIWVLKAFRENPEILRRYQERYHYILVDEFQDTSGSQNELLKFLLNYWETPNVFVVGDDDQSIFKFQGANMKNILDFANDYVSTLSTVVLKHNYRSNQHILDISKALIANNNERLTRQLSLDKDIRAAHNRFEKNAIHPVIREYENPNKELVDVALSIEKLIADGTPPGEIAVIYRNHNQVEDLIHFLDVKNIAVNTRRKIDILAVPFGEKIITILRYLAMELDSPYSGDNLLFEILHYDFFNIPPIEIAKASIAVSKENFSTAANNQSKTSLRRYITELRAPAQRGLFDTVQQDEMKYLINNIEYLLKEAVSTTLQQLFQSVISKMGILKFIMHQPDKGSYMQMLTNFFDFLKDESRKSPEIKLSQLLETIDLMKKNGIRLALNRVIYSDNGVNFLTAHGSKGLEFEHVFLIGCDKKTWDSKGRNRGFSYPDTLTQAVADDSSQKEESRRLFYVALTRAKQHLSISYAGADRNEKPQEASQFVGEIVAETNMLIEHPQVSDVDMMEFYATQFSEAEKPKVELLDTNYINQLLQNYTLSVTHLNNYLDCPLRFYFQCLIRVPSGKSPSATFGQAVHWALNKAFRWLKDDEDNFPSTEQFMKEFRWYMYRNRDSFTKEEFKLRNDYGEKILPSYYEQNIPTWNKVAVTERPIKNIEVKGVPIKGNLDKIEFVSKHATIVDYKTGKVKNAFKKLKGPDDDLPNGGDYWRQAVFYKILIDNDRSNDWDVTTTIFDFVEPDGDDYRKEKVVISDDDIKIVTDQITDVYSKILAHDFNTGCGKKECDWCHFVRSNFAQADDILSIVGEELDEE; the protein is encoded by the coding sequence ATGCAATCCAATCCCAATAAATACAACATCAAATTTCAGGAAGCGCTGGCCGGGCTTAACCCCGAGCAGTTAGCGGCCGTTAATAAAATGGATGGCCCTGTGCTGGTTATTGCCGGTCCGGGCACAGGCAAAACGCAGATATTAGCTGCCCGCATTGGTAAGATTTTAACGGATACCGATGCCCTGCCAAGCGAGATATTGTGTTTAACCTATACCGATGCCGGCGCTGTTGCCATGCGCAAAAGGCTGTTTGAGTTTATTGGTCCTGATGCTTATCGTATTAACATCTACACGTTTCACGCTTTTTGTAATGAGGTAATTCAGGAGAACCTGGAGTATTTTGGTAAGTTGAATCTGGAACCTTTGTCTGATCTGGAATCAGCCATGCTGTTTAGGGAACTGGTGGATGAGTTCCCGAACGATCATGATTTAAAGCGCTTCACCGGCGACGTTTACTATGATGTAACGCGACTGAAGGACCTCTTCTCTACCATGAAGCGGGAAAACTGGGATGAGGCATTCATTAAAAAGGCCATTGACGAATACATAGACGACCTGCCTAACCGCGATGAGTTTATTTATAAACGTGCTAATGCGGCAAAAGGCATTAAAATAGGCGACCCGAAGCAAAAAGATATTGATGCCGCCCGCGAAACCATGAAAAAGCTGCTGGCCGCCGTTGGTGAGTATCAAAAATACAGTGCTAAAATGAAGGATCGCGGTCGTTACGATTATGACGACATGATCATCTGGGTGCTTAAGGCTTTCCGCGAGAACCCGGAGATTCTGCGCCGTTACCAGGAGCGCTACCATTACATTTTAGTAGATGAGTTTCAGGATACCAGCGGATCGCAAAACGAACTTTTGAAATTTTTGCTTAACTATTGGGAAACGCCCAATGTTTTTGTGGTGGGAGATGATGACCAGTCGATATTCAAATTCCAGGGCGCTAACATGAAAAACATCCTTGATTTTGCAAATGATTACGTATCTACGCTATCCACTGTTGTTTTAAAGCACAACTACCGTTCTAATCAGCATATTCTGGATATTTCAAAAGCCTTAATAGCTAATAACAATGAGCGACTAACGCGGCAGCTATCATTAGATAAAGATATCCGCGCGGCGCACAACCGTTTTGAGAAAAATGCTATCCATCCGGTTATACGCGAGTATGAAAATCCTAACAAGGAGCTGGTTGATGTGGCGTTGAGTATTGAAAAATTAATTGCTGATGGCACTCCGCCGGGAGAAATTGCGGTGATCTACCGCAACCATAATCAGGTGGAAGATCTGATACATTTCCTCGACGTTAAAAACATAGCCGTAAACACCCGTCGTAAAATTGATATTCTGGCTGTACCTTTTGGCGAGAAGATCATTACAATACTACGCTATCTGGCTATGGAACTGGATTCGCCTTATAGCGGAGACAACTTGCTCTTTGAGATACTGCATTATGATTTCTTTAACATTCCGCCTATTGAGATAGCCAAGGCCAGCATAGCGGTATCTAAGGAGAATTTTAGTACGGCAGCCAATAACCAGTCTAAAACCTCGCTACGCAGGTATATTACCGAACTGCGGGCGCCCGCGCAGCGTGGCTTGTTTGATACGGTGCAGCAGGATGAGATGAAATACCTCATCAATAATATTGAATACCTGTTAAAAGAAGCGGTAAGCACTACACTGCAACAATTGTTTCAGAGTGTTATTTCTAAAATGGGTATTTTAAAGTTCATTATGCACCAGCCGGACAAGGGCTCGTACATGCAGATGCTTACCAACTTTTTTGATTTCCTGAAAGACGAAAGCCGCAAGTCGCCTGAGATAAAACTATCTCAACTATTGGAGACCATTGACCTGATGAAGAAGAATGGTATCCGTTTAGCGCTCAACCGGGTAATATATTCAGATAACGGTGTAAACTTCCTAACCGCGCACGGTTCAAAAGGACTGGAGTTTGAGCATGTGTTTTTAATAGGATGCGATAAAAAAACATGGGACAGCAAAGGACGTAACCGTGGCTTTAGCTATCCTGATACCTTAACGCAAGCCGTTGCTGATGATTCATCACAAAAAGAAGAATCGCGCAGGTTGTTTTATGTAGCACTTACCCGCGCTAAGCAACACTTATCTATTTCATACGCCGGTGCCGACAGGAATGAGAAACCGCAGGAGGCCTCGCAATTTGTAGGCGAGATAGTTGCCGAAACCAATATGCTGATAGAGCATCCGCAGGTGAGCGATGTTGACATGATGGAGTTTTATGCCACACAGTTTAGCGAAGCTGAAAAACCCAAGGTTGAATTGCTTGATACCAACTATATCAACCAACTGCTGCAAAACTACACGCTGTCTGTAACGCATTTAAACAATTACCTGGATTGCCCGCTTCGTTTTTATTTTCAGTGTTTAATAAGGGTGCCATCGGGTAAAAGTCCTTCGGCTACGTTTGGGCAGGCGGTGCATTGGGCGTTGAATAAAGCTTTCAGGTGGTTGAAAGATGATGAGGATAATTTCCCGTCTACCGAGCAGTTTATGAAAGAGTTCAGGTGGTATATGTACCGCAACCGCGACTCGTTTACCAAAGAAGAATTCAAGCTGCGCAATGATTATGGTGAGAAAATATTACCATCTTATTATGAGCAGAACATACCAACCTGGAACAAAGTTGCCGTAACCGAGCGCCCAATTAAAAATATTGAGGTTAAAGGTGTGCCCATAAAAGGTAACCTTGATAAAATTGAGTTTGTTAGCAAACACGCTACCATTGTTGATTACAAAACCGGCAAGGTTAAAAATGCCTTCAAAAAGTTGAAAGGTCCCGATGACGACTTGCCTAACGGCGGTGATTATTGGCGGCAGGCTGTTTTTTATAAGATATTGATTGATAACGATCGCAGTAACGACTGGGACGTAACTACCACTATTTTTGACTTTGTTGAACCTGATGGGGATGACTATCGCAAAGAAAAGGTGGTGATCAGCGATGACGATATTAAGATAGTTACCGATCAGATCACTGACGTTTATTCAAAAATACTGGCGCATGATTTTAACACCGGCTGCGGTAAAAAAGAATGCGATTGGTGCCACTTTGTACGCAGCAACTTCGCCCAGGCCGATGATATTTTAAGTATAGTAGGTGAGGAGTTGGATGAGGAGTAA
- the ligA gene encoding NAD-dependent DNA ligase LigA: MSPSEAKQQIDALSAELKQHTYNYYVLAMPTISDFDFDKKLEQLAALEKQFPEFLDPDSPTQRVGGFVTKEFTTVRHRWPMLSLGNTYNEQELLDFDQRIRKAIGDNFEYVCELKFDGLSMSLTYQDGKLLRAVTRGDGSQGDDVTTNVKTIHTIPKRLHGVGYPDTFEIRGEVFMHRKAFERLNQERIDNGEQPYANPRNFASGTIKLQDSSEVAKRPLDCFLYGLYTEKTLFKTHWESLQGVKDWGFHVNNESRLCNNIEEVLAFITEWDKRRFELSYDIDGIVIKVNSYGQQQELGFTAKSPRWAISYKYKAEQVQTQLLEVTYQVGRTGAVTPVANLKPVLLAGTTVKRATLHNANEILRLDLHKGDWVFVEKGGEIIPKIISVNLDKRDASAEAIQYVTHCPECGTQLKRQEGEAAFYCPNDEGCRPQITGKMQHYVGRKAMNIDGLGDETIETLFARGFIRHISDIYALNNQQDNLKTMERFGEKSITNMLEGIEKSKQMPFEKVLFGLGIRFIGETVAKKLAAYFKNIDALMAASFDELIAVDEIGDRIAHSLIEYFSTDKHREEIEKLRAAGLQFEVEEKEVTFASDKFAGKSFIISGVFEKYSRDELKDIIEQNGGKILSSISAKLNYLVAGDNMGPSKLEKATKLNIPIISDEELLAMLQ; encoded by the coding sequence ATGTCACCTTCAGAAGCTAAACAACAAATAGACGCATTATCGGCAGAGCTTAAACAGCACACCTACAATTACTATGTGCTGGCTATGCCCACCATATCTGATTTTGATTTTGATAAAAAACTGGAGCAGCTTGCCGCACTGGAGAAGCAGTTCCCCGAGTTTCTGGACCCCGATTCGCCTACACAAAGGGTGGGCGGCTTCGTTACCAAGGAGTTCACCACCGTGCGCCACCGCTGGCCTATGCTCTCATTAGGTAACACCTATAATGAGCAGGAATTGTTAGACTTTGACCAACGCATCCGTAAAGCCATTGGTGATAATTTTGAATATGTATGCGAGTTGAAGTTTGATGGTTTATCTATGAGTCTTACTTACCAGGATGGTAAATTGTTAAGAGCGGTTACCCGTGGCGATGGTTCGCAAGGCGACGATGTTACCACCAACGTAAAAACCATACACACCATACCTAAACGTCTGCATGGCGTTGGCTATCCCGACACGTTTGAGATCCGCGGCGAAGTATTTATGCACCGCAAGGCATTTGAACGACTAAACCAGGAGCGTATAGACAACGGAGAGCAACCTTATGCTAACCCCCGCAACTTTGCTTCGGGTACCATCAAACTCCAAGATTCGAGCGAGGTAGCTAAGCGTCCGCTGGATTGCTTTTTGTATGGTTTGTATACAGAAAAGACCTTATTTAAAACCCATTGGGAAAGTTTGCAGGGTGTTAAAGACTGGGGCTTTCATGTTAACAACGAAAGTCGACTTTGCAATAATATTGAAGAAGTGCTTGCTTTTATTACCGAGTGGGATAAACGCCGCTTTGAACTAAGCTATGATATTGACGGAATTGTTATTAAAGTGAACAGCTACGGTCAGCAACAGGAATTGGGCTTCACCGCCAAATCGCCACGCTGGGCCATATCTTATAAATACAAAGCTGAGCAGGTACAAACCCAGCTATTGGAGGTTACTTACCAGGTAGGGCGCACCGGGGCTGTTACTCCGGTGGCCAACCTGAAACCAGTTTTACTGGCAGGCACCACAGTAAAACGTGCTACCCTGCACAATGCCAACGAGATTTTACGCCTCGATCTGCACAAAGGCGATTGGGTGTTTGTGGAAAAAGGCGGCGAGATTATCCCGAAGATCATCAGCGTGAATCTGGATAAACGCGACGCTTCTGCGGAAGCAATACAATACGTTACACATTGCCCTGAATGCGGCACGCAGCTAAAACGGCAGGAAGGCGAGGCTGCCTTTTACTGCCCTAATGATGAAGGCTGTCGCCCACAGATCACCGGGAAAATGCAGCACTATGTTGGCCGAAAAGCCATGAATATTGACGGCTTGGGTGATGAAACCATTGAGACCTTATTCGCCCGAGGTTTTATCAGGCATATCAGTGATATATATGCATTAAACAACCAGCAGGATAACCTTAAAACAATGGAGCGCTTTGGTGAAAAGTCTATCACCAACATGCTGGAGGGTATTGAAAAATCAAAACAGATGCCGTTTGAAAAAGTGCTGTTTGGTTTAGGCATCCGCTTTATTGGTGAAACCGTAGCTAAAAAGCTGGCGGCTTATTTTAAAAATATTGACGCGCTGATGGCGGCCTCATTTGATGAATTAATTGCTGTTGATGAGATAGGCGACCGCATAGCCCACAGCCTGATTGAATATTTCAGTACAGACAAGCACCGCGAGGAAATAGAGAAACTACGAGCCGCAGGTTTGCAATTTGAGGTTGAAGAAAAAGAAGTAACCTTTGCCAGCGACAAGTTTGCAGGTAAAAGCTTCATCATATCCGGCGTGTTTGAAAAATACTCGCGCGATGAGCTGAAAGACATTATTGAGCAAAACGGCGGCAAAATTCTCAGCAGCATTTCTGCCAAACTGAACTACCTGGTTGCCGGCGATAACATGGGACCATCAAAATTAGAGAAAGCAACCAAGCTTAATATTCCTATTATAAGTGATGAGGAGTTGCTGGCGATGTTGCAGTAG
- a CDS encoding dicarboxylate/amino acid:cation symporter: MKRLYSNLTFQVLVAIALGVVVGLYFPQFAKTAQLIGKIFIKLINMLIAPVIFLTIVLGIAGMQDMKKVGRVGGKALLYFEIVTTFALLIGVVVCNVLKPGAGFVSHVKVNTGNIAQYEKAASEMHWGDFLANIVPNNFFDALAKGEILQVLFFAVLFGIALSRMGESGHAVINLFERISKALFIMMHMVMKVAPIGAFGGMAYTVGTYGIETLQPLLKLMGSVYLTMFLFIFVVLNVICYIYKFSLWQYLKFIRQEILIVLGTSSSEPVLPAMMEKMERFGCSRSVVGLVIPAGYSFNLDGTTIYLSMSVIFLGQVFNIPLSWEQQLTIIGILMVTSKGAAGVTGSGFIVLASTLTAIKVIPVEGVAILLGVDRFMSEARAITNMIGNGMATVVIAKSEKEFDEEKYRAAIATN; encoded by the coding sequence ATGAAACGATTATACAGCAACCTTACCTTCCAGGTTTTGGTAGCCATCGCCTTAGGTGTGGTGGTTGGTTTATACTTTCCTCAATTTGCCAAAACGGCGCAGCTCATCGGCAAAATCTTTATTAAATTAATAAATATGCTGATAGCCCCGGTTATATTTTTAACCATAGTGTTGGGTATAGCTGGTATGCAAGATATGAAAAAGGTGGGCAGGGTAGGAGGCAAGGCATTGCTTTATTTTGAGATAGTAACCACCTTCGCGCTGCTAATAGGCGTTGTGGTTTGTAACGTACTTAAGCCGGGTGCCGGCTTTGTAAGTCACGTAAAGGTTAACACCGGGAACATTGCCCAATATGAAAAGGCCGCTTCCGAGATGCATTGGGGCGATTTTCTGGCGAATATTGTTCCAAATAATTTCTTTGACGCTCTTGCCAAAGGGGAGATTCTTCAAGTGCTTTTTTTCGCTGTGCTGTTTGGCATCGCATTGAGTAGGATGGGGGAAAGCGGACATGCTGTAATTAACCTATTCGAAAGAATATCAAAAGCATTGTTTATTATGATGCACATGGTAATGAAGGTAGCGCCCATTGGCGCTTTTGGCGGCATGGCGTATACAGTGGGTACTTATGGTATTGAAACTTTACAGCCGCTGTTGAAGTTGATGGGCTCGGTATACTTAACCATGTTCCTGTTCATATTTGTTGTGCTGAATGTAATTTGTTATATCTACAAATTCAGTTTGTGGCAATATCTCAAATTCATCAGGCAGGAGATATTAATTGTACTCGGCACCTCATCCTCCGAACCTGTTCTACCCGCTATGATGGAGAAGATGGAACGCTTTGGCTGTTCGCGCTCGGTGGTGGGTTTGGTTATACCTGCGGGCTATTCATTTAATCTGGATGGAACCACTATCTACCTGTCTATGTCGGTTATATTTTTGGGGCAGGTATTTAATATACCGTTGAGTTGGGAGCAGCAGCTTACCATTATCGGCATACTCATGGTTACCTCAAAGGGTGCCGCAGGTGTGACGGGCAGCGGCTTTATTGTGCTGGCTTCTACCTTGACCGCTATTAAGGTGATTCCTGTAGAAGGCGTGGCTATATTATTGGGGGTAGATCGCTTTATGTCTGAAGCGCGGGCTATTACCAACATGATAGGCAACGGAATGGCAACCGTGGTAATTGCCAAAAGCGAGAAGGAGTTTGACGAGGAGAAGTATCGCGCGGCAATAGCAACAAACTAA
- a CDS encoding PPC domain-containing DNA-binding protein translates to MNKLLPVLLLMLTANFAFAQDDEYVKPGQVIEKGKAPAMKYRLVNTNGKVKTYIVALFRGDDILSGVTEFAEKEGIKFAQFNAVGAISSGRLGSYDRDKQMYHIFPVKQQAEIVSFIGNIATYNGKPVVHVHMSVSQSDGTMRGGHLFHGIVWPTLELMVTAYPEGVYKKKEDETGFVLTDPELMQ, encoded by the coding sequence ATGAACAAACTACTACCCGTTCTACTCCTGATGTTAACTGCCAATTTTGCCTTCGCGCAGGATGACGAATACGTAAAACCCGGACAAGTTATTGAAAAGGGCAAAGCCCCCGCTATGAAATACAGGCTGGTTAATACCAATGGTAAAGTCAAAACCTATATCGTTGCTCTATTCCGTGGTGATGATATTCTTTCCGGGGTGACAGAGTTCGCGGAGAAGGAGGGTATCAAGTTCGCGCAGTTTAACGCGGTGGGTGCTATAAGTTCGGGCAGGTTGGGTAGCTATGACAGGGATAAGCAGATGTACCACATCTTCCCTGTTAAGCAACAAGCCGAGATCGTTTCTTTTATTGGTAATATAGCTACCTATAATGGCAAGCCGGTTGTGCATGTACACATGAGCGTAAGCCAAAGCGATGGCACTATGCGCGGCGGTCACTTGTTCCATGGCATTGTTTGGCCAACGTTAGAACTGATGGTTACAGCTTATCCGGAAGGCGTTTATAAAAAGAAAGAAGACGAAACCGGTTTTGTGCTAACTGACCCCGAACTGATGCAATAG